A genomic segment from Epinephelus fuscoguttatus linkage group LG17, E.fuscoguttatus.final_Chr_v1 encodes:
- the styk1a gene encoding tyrosine-protein kinase STYK1, which produces MSSNSTADVVCAPDDNLCIVREHLQAVIIVPTLLLLATLVTLVALLIMRYRPQRKRSRIASLQHPYHSSSHRHTQRHGHRHHLQGIDAPAGINPLEHEEVPMSVQQVQQNVRPTLAAVPQMSTGRHHGSFSQITALPLTFSIKPNDTVSLYRARMDNRNVILRMLKETANNSEKQHFLGFASFVSGLGPHPFLPELLGVVSVQPPLMMVEEELQHRDLLGYLWRCRQDNAGSESPCQMTEKRIFTMAGQVASALEYLHSQQCMHGNIGARSVLVGGDLTAKLWGLGSAYRRRTQAHSPGEVEDMEMRKWQAPEVLSRRPSGQSSDVWSFGILLYEMVTLGDPPFAHIMATELLQYLQRGKHLKRPATCSNSLYSIIRGCCHWHSDQRFSVSELIRTLQNGEKSANGRTVLRVPEPLDFEKYLREAGYGEAYNYAVL; this is translated from the exons aTGTCATCCAACTCCACGGCCGATGTTGTGTGTGCACCGGACGACAACCTCTGTA ttgTAAGAGAGCATCTTCAGGCAGTGATTATCGTCCCTACGCTGCTCCTCCTGGCAACTCTGGTCACCTTAGTGGCCCTGCTCATAATGAGGTACCGTCCTCAAAGGAAACGGTCACGGATAGCATCCCTTCAACATCCCTACCACAGCTCATCGCACAGACATACACAAAGACACGGCCACAGACATCACCTACAGGGTATTGATG CACCTGCAGGTATAAACCCATTGGAACATGAAGAGGTGCCAATGTCAGTTCAACAAGTGCAGCAGAATGTCAGGCCGACTCTTGCTGCAGTACCACAGATGTCCACAGGGAGGCATCATGGTTCCTTTAGCCAGATCACTGCCCTGCCGCTGACCTTCTCCATTAAGCCCAATGACACAGTCAGCCTCTACAGAGCCCGCATGGACAACAGGAATGTCATCCTGAGGATGCTGAAGG AAACGGCAAACAACAGTGAGAAGCAGCACTTTTTGGGTTTTGCCTCCTTCGTGTCGGGGCTGGGGCCGCACCCCTTCCTACCTGAGCTGCTCGGTGTGGTTTCAGTCCAGCCGCCCCTCATGATGGTtgaggaggagctgcagcacAGAGACCTGCTGGGGTACCTGTGGAGATGTCGACAG GATAATGCAGGTTCAGAGTCTCCATGTCAAATGACAGAGAAGAGGATCTTCACCATGGCAGGACAAGTGGCCTCTGCTCTG GAGTACCTACACAGTCAGCAGTGCATGCATGGCAACATAGGAGCTCGCAGCGTTCTGGTTGGTGGAGATCTGACAGCGAAGCTGTGGGGATTAGGCTCGGCCTACCGCAGGAGAACACAGGCCCATTCACCGGGGGAAGTAGAGGACATGGAGATGAGGAAGTGGCAGGCACCTGAAGTGCTGAGCAGACGACCCAGCGGTCAGAGCAGTGATGT ATGGTCCTTTGGTATCCTGCTCTATGAAATGGTCACATTAG GTGACCCACCGTTTGCCCACATCATGGCGACTGAGCTTCTGCAGTATCTTCAAAGAGGAAAGCATCTCAAACGGCCAGCCACCTGCTCCAACTCACT GTACTCCATCATCAGAGGCTGCTGCCACTGGCACTCTGACCAACGGTTCTCAGTGTCGGAGCTCATTAGAACTCTGCAGAACGGAGAGAAATCGGCAAATGGGAGGACAGTTCTCAGAGTGCCTGAACCACTGGACTTCGAGAAGTACCTAAGGGAGGCGGGATATGGAGAGGCTTACAACTATGctgtgctctga